The Neobacillus sp. PS3-34 genome has a window encoding:
- a CDS encoding NAD-dependent epimerase/dehydratase family protein codes for MKIAVIGATGMIGHHTAKAVLEKGHELVVLRRKTSNLKRISDLNYIDRIIDFNNSSSIAGGLQDIDAVIHCGAYYPTEPRHWKEEVIVANNQMEIFYDACKMVHLKKIVYLGAAIALPKSLDGEPGTEKLIYESRPK; via the coding sequence ATGAAAATTGCGGTCATCGGGGCGACAGGAATGATTGGTCATCATACAGCTAAAGCAGTCCTTGAAAAAGGGCACGAATTAGTCGTCCTACGAAGAAAAACTTCTAATCTCAAAAGGATCAGCGATTTAAATTATATCGATCGTATAATTGATTTTAACAATTCTTCCAGCATTGCAGGGGGATTACAGGATATTGATGCAGTCATCCATTGCGGAGCTTATTATCCTACAGAACCAAGACATTGGAAAGAGGAAGTAATTGTTGCGAATAATCAGATGGAAATTTTCTATGATGCATGTAAAATGGTACATCTAAAGAAAATTGTATACCTCGGTGCCGCGATTGCTTTACCTAAAAGTTTGGACGGAGAGCCAGGAACGGAAAAACTGATCTATGAATCACGGCCAAAATAA